From Streptococcus hyointestinalis, a single genomic window includes:
- a CDS encoding helix-turn-helix domain-containing protein yields MSYHHFTIDERESILIYRTKGMTFSQIARLLHRHPSSISRELKRHSKQGNYSPSRAQTAYHRLFVNCSG; encoded by the coding sequence ATGAGCTACCATCATTTTACCATAGATGAACGAGAAAGTATTCTGATTTATCGTACTAAAGGGATGACCTTTTCTCAAATAGCACGACTATTACATCGGCACCCCTCAAGTATTAGCCGTGAATTAAAACGTCATTCAAAACAAGGCAACTATTCGCCTAGTAGGGCACAAACAGCTTATCATCGGCTCTTTGTCAACTGTAGTGGGTGA
- a CDS encoding thiopeptide-type bacteriocin biosynthesis protein, translated as MKEIERWLSYHIFCHDMMLHDGIICTLNKWASKEKFTCFFFIRYWEGGPHIRFRIKTAESSNKDYCKILSNLLELELSNSNVILTKEHYYKGHKLDGKEIPLENLPWYDNNSIISIPYVRENERYGGREVIEKAETVFYHSSRLVSTMLEDCINCHMMVRMLFYIFVYEQVKIAIIDRKIDFDFEHFYANCFSYWNKLYDLKNEHYIGDVIDSIERSFEKKEEKIKTIFSIIQPEIRDLFITNLMEYLEKVCQLRGKKMMRSVLFSQMHMFANRLGIPIEYECAIYGYYHKKMITKTL; from the coding sequence ATGAAAGAAATTGAACGGTGGTTATCCTACCATATTTTTTGTCATGACATGATGCTTCATGATGGTATTATCTGTACTTTAAATAAATGGGCGTCTAAGGAAAAATTTACATGTTTTTTCTTCATTCGCTATTGGGAGGGCGGTCCCCATATTCGTTTTCGGATAAAGACTGCAGAGTCATCTAATAAAGATTATTGTAAAATCCTATCGAATTTATTAGAGTTAGAGCTCTCTAATTCCAATGTGATATTAACAAAAGAGCATTATTATAAGGGACATAAACTAGATGGAAAAGAAATTCCATTAGAAAATTTGCCTTGGTATGATAATAATTCTATTATTTCGATACCATATGTTCGAGAAAATGAAAGATACGGAGGACGTGAAGTAATAGAGAAGGCAGAAACTGTTTTTTATCACTCTAGCCGACTAGTGTCTACTATGTTGGAAGACTGTATAAATTGTCACATGATGGTTCGAATGCTATTTTACATATTTGTTTATGAGCAAGTAAAAATAGCAATTATAGATAGGAAGATTGACTTTGATTTTGAACATTTTTATGCGAATTGCTTCTCTTATTGGAATAAACTATATGACTTGAAGAATGAACATTATATAGGAGACGTTATTGATTCTATTGAACGTTCATTTGAAAAAAAGGAAGAAAAGATTAAGACAATCTTCTCAATTATTCAACCAGAAATTAGGGATTTATTTATTACAAATTTAATGGAATATTTGGAAAAAGTCTGTCAACTTAGGGGTAAAAAAATGATGCGGTCGGTTCTCTTCTCTCAGATGCACATGTTTGCAAATCGTCTAGGTATCCCGATTGAATATGAATGTGCTATCTATGGATACTATCACAAAAAAATGATAACTAAAACTCTCTAG
- a CDS encoding sensor histidine kinase, translating to MELIFKNWNFFAHIVVVLLLYQQISGNRFRWYWFIILPLTFRALFFVIPPLAYIIYFFYLPIYSVYLNKYDKRMLDIFHGLYPIVVESLFGRVLAFYLFPILGFAPKIISTDGRINFLIEILIFPLYYYLTKLVKIDFDNLKRGVEKNYLNRFFVLINLSMIVYLFALQFLVIGEKFIPHALEYREHLVGAYVVMFFVMLIYLNSTFTEKLEEELLYQKDKQLEELSVYSQHIESLYDEIRSFRHDYINILTSIQTGIELKDIDAIQDVYQNVLAKTKKNFSDSRYDFANLTKITNPAVKSVISAKLLEAQNKGINYHIEVDEKTRLANMDTLDFITILSILLDNAIEATELADKPSLFFAIFEEKGVEIVIVENSTVQDKIDISNIFNRGFSSKGEARGIGLANVQSILDKYPAISIKTKSGNHSFKQLIEMRKI from the coding sequence ATGGAATTGATATTTAAGAATTGGAATTTTTTTGCTCATATTGTCGTGGTGTTACTGCTGTATCAACAAATTAGTGGAAATAGGTTTAGGTGGTATTGGTTTATTATTTTGCCTTTAACCTTCAGAGCGCTCTTTTTCGTTATCCCCCCTCTAGCATATATTATTTATTTTTTTTATCTGCCAATTTATTCAGTCTATTTGAACAAATATGATAAAAGAATGTTAGATATTTTTCATGGTTTATATCCTATTGTGGTAGAAAGTCTCTTTGGCCGTGTGCTGGCTTTTTATCTATTTCCTATACTTGGGTTTGCCCCAAAAATTATCAGTACAGACGGAAGAATTAATTTTTTAATTGAGATTTTAATTTTTCCGTTATATTACTATTTAACAAAGTTGGTAAAAATTGATTTTGATAACTTGAAAAGAGGGGTTGAAAAAAATTATTTAAATCGTTTCTTTGTTTTGATAAATTTATCTATGATTGTCTATTTGTTTGCACTTCAATTTCTAGTCATAGGAGAAAAGTTTATTCCGCATGCCTTGGAATATCGTGAGCATTTAGTGGGGGCTTATGTTGTTATGTTTTTTGTTATGCTCATTTATTTGAATTCAACATTTACTGAGAAATTAGAAGAAGAATTGCTTTACCAAAAAGATAAACAACTAGAAGAATTATCTGTATATAGTCAACATATCGAGTCGCTCTATGACGAGATTAGAAGTTTTAGGCATGATTATATCAATATTCTGACTAGCATACAGACTGGAATCGAATTAAAAGATATTGATGCCATTCAAGATGTTTATCAAAATGTTTTGGCAAAGACAAAAAAGAATTTTTCAGATAGTCGGTATGACTTTGCTAATTTAACGAAGATTACCAATCCAGCAGTTAAAAGTGTTATTTCTGCTAAGTTATTAGAGGCACAAAATAAAGGTATCAATTATCATATTGAAGTTGATGAAAAAACTCGCTTGGCTAATATGGATACCTTAGATTTTATTACTATTTTATCTATCCTATTAGATAACGCTATTGAAGCAACTGAATTAGCAGATAAACCGTCTTTATTTTTTGCTATATTTGAAGAAAAGGGTGTGGAAATTGTTATTGTCGAAAATTCCACTGTACAAGATAAAATAGATATTTCTAATATTTTTAATCGTGGCTTCTCTTCTAAGGGAGAAGCAAGGGGCATTGGTCTAGCAAATGTTCAAAGTATTTTAGATAAATATCCTGCTATTTCGATTAAGACCAAAAGTGGAAATCATTCTTTCAAGCAACTTATTGAAATGAGAAAAATATGA
- a CDS encoding SagB/ThcOx family dehydrogenase, which produces MKKVLLNKEVYYTPNFDFEQIKKRRMKFATNRINWFMNNSPKQDYQFPKDNITDFDDMKQYDYYQEKTEEDPIRRLFEDRQSTLLNSFEGNWNREELFKLLTVAIGPNPRKRIYHGEDLILRNYPSGGALFPIKLYIFVKDVEGIEPGVYYLSPQLKKLVKVESKKEITWDNLFPMTLYKLDALSNSTEKLSFAVFMVVDFKESFKKYGELSERLAFFEAGHVGQNLQLVSSHLNKKSLPVCGLFPEEIEKQIGIQNNDTEYCIYGILFG; this is translated from the coding sequence ATGAAAAAAGTATTATTAAACAAAGAAGTGTATTACACACCCAATTTTGATTTTGAGCAAATAAAAAAACGTCGAATGAAATTTGCGACTAATCGTATAAATTGGTTTATGAACAACAGTCCCAAACAAGATTATCAATTCCCAAAAGATAATATTACGGATTTTGATGATATGAAACAATATGACTACTACCAAGAAAAAACAGAAGAAGATCCAATTCGAAGACTATTTGAAGATCGACAGTCAACTCTTTTAAATTCTTTTGAAGGAAACTGGAATCGAGAGGAATTATTTAAGTTATTGACAGTTGCTATCGGTCCAAATCCACGAAAAAGGATATATCATGGAGAGGATTTAATCCTAAGAAATTATCCTTCGGGAGGTGCGCTGTTTCCGATAAAACTTTATATTTTTGTCAAGGATGTAGAAGGGATTGAACCAGGAGTTTATTATCTCAGTCCTCAGTTAAAAAAATTAGTCAAAGTAGAAAGTAAAAAAGAAATAACATGGGATAATTTGTTTCCAATGACTCTTTACAAATTAGATGCGCTTAGTAATTCAACAGAAAAACTTAGTTTTGCGGTCTTCATGGTTGTTGATTTCAAAGAATCATTTAAAAAATATGGTGAGTTGTCAGAGCGTTTAGCCTTTTTTGAAGCAGGGCATGTTGGACAAAATTTGCAACTTGTTTCCAGCCACCTCAATAAAAAGTCACTACCAGTTTGTGGACTCTTTCCCGAAGAGATTGAAAAACAAATTGGAATCCAAAATAACGACACGGAATATTGTATCTATGGAATATTATTTGGATAA
- a CDS encoding YcaO-like family protein, whose protein sequence is METKLITNDSFFDEEHLWTLEDGIKYAILVADQIFFFIKEKGFLENFLYTITLYKKTKTKNLLIGMFSAKYQNSDSAKKSAKIILEKLVFKKGQVGILDLEQQNTFYFHIKKKRNAYTRSQLELKQLLAKKDIEESKGFRVKTIGELSKNAQHFLDTTVAYRKFFDLDSDYFPGVGIEYSVTDKYTECGYGRSSSFQDSTNIAQLEAIERFSSMYYPYKTKDIYGKFSDLPSAVHPEKFILPSSDKNPFTPYRNDLEIYWTEAESLKNNKNVLIPEQLAVYGDSFFRDKKKQHRFIYDSSNGVSLGGTFEEAVLYGLLELIERDNFLTTWYGRIPVEEVTIKSLGLSGDILKIINRAQHDGFDVRVFDISMELGVPSFWALVRSLKDHKMYAYTAAGSNPIPHKAAESALLEALVGIKIHDNMNAEFGMEVPSEVTEMEDHVNYYSSSQHKAAFDFLEASHVTNLSPQKYIQENSTRSYLKELIQRVLEKYDDVFVVNLTSKEMEELGIYTVKVIVPGLLPITFGVQNERISMSRINRERSRRGLKEMGMVNSYPHPFP, encoded by the coding sequence ATGGAAACGAAATTAATTACCAATGATTCATTTTTTGATGAAGAGCATTTGTGGACTTTGGAAGATGGAATAAAGTACGCCATTTTGGTGGCTGACCAAATTTTTTTCTTCATAAAGGAAAAGGGCTTTCTTGAGAATTTTTTATACACTATTACTCTGTACAAAAAAACAAAAACAAAGAATCTACTAATAGGTATGTTTTCAGCAAAATACCAGAATAGTGATTCTGCAAAAAAGTCGGCAAAAATTATCCTAGAAAAACTTGTTTTTAAAAAAGGACAAGTAGGAATATTAGATTTAGAACAACAAAATACATTTTATTTCCATATTAAAAAGAAGAGAAATGCTTATACAAGAAGTCAATTAGAACTAAAACAGCTATTGGCAAAAAAAGATATTGAGGAATCAAAGGGGTTTCGAGTAAAAACTATCGGAGAGTTATCTAAAAATGCTCAACACTTTTTGGATACAACAGTGGCCTATCGTAAATTCTTTGATTTGGATTCGGATTATTTCCCAGGTGTGGGAATTGAATATTCTGTAACAGATAAATATACTGAGTGTGGGTATGGTCGTTCTTCATCATTTCAAGATTCAACCAACATTGCACAGTTAGAAGCCATTGAGAGGTTCTCCTCTATGTACTATCCATACAAAACAAAGGATATATATGGAAAGTTTTCTGATTTACCAAGTGCTGTTCATCCTGAAAAATTTATTCTACCTTCCTCTGATAAAAATCCATTTACACCTTATCGGAATGACTTAGAGATTTATTGGACAGAGGCAGAGTCTTTGAAGAACAATAAAAACGTATTAATTCCTGAACAATTAGCAGTATATGGGGACTCATTCTTTAGAGATAAAAAGAAGCAACATCGCTTTATTTATGATAGTTCAAATGGTGTTTCTTTAGGAGGAACCTTTGAGGAAGCGGTTCTATATGGACTTTTGGAACTAATTGAGAGAGATAACTTTTTAACAACGTGGTATGGTCGCATTCCAGTTGAAGAGGTAACAATAAAATCTCTGGGACTCTCTGGGGATATTTTGAAAATAATTAACCGTGCACAACATGATGGTTTCGATGTAAGGGTCTTTGATATTTCAATGGAGTTAGGTGTTCCCTCCTTCTGGGCTTTGGTAAGAAGTTTGAAAGATCATAAGATGTACGCATATACAGCAGCAGGAAGTAATCCGATTCCCCATAAGGCAGCGGAATCAGCGTTATTAGAGGCATTAGTAGGAATTAAAATTCACGATAATATGAATGCTGAATTTGGGATGGAGGTTCCTAGCGAAGTTACTGAAATGGAAGATCATGTAAATTACTATTCTAGTAGTCAGCATAAAGCGGCATTTGATTTTTTAGAGGCATCTCATGTAACTAATTTATCACCACAAAAATATATTCAGGAAAATAGCACGAGGTCATACTTGAAAGAATTAATTCAACGAGTATTGGAAAAATATGATGATGTTTTCGTGGTCAACCTGACTTCAAAAGAAATGGAAGAACTTGGCATCTATACCGTGAAAGTAATTGTGCCAGGACTACTACCTATAACTTTTGGGGTACAAAATGAGCGAATTTCAATGAGCCGTATCAATCGAGAAAGGAGTAGGAGGGGGCTTAAGGAGATGGGAATGGTCAACTCATATCCTCATCCCTTTCCATAA
- a CDS encoding DDE-type integrase/transposase/recombinase, protein MTSISQNLRYLPHTLETRYHAVKTYQNGASVAFICRRYKVSKASLMRWNKRFDGTKESLKDRSHRPLTPHPKAHTQQELTWIKNCIKRNPNATLIEIFYKLKTNKGYDRHPCSLFRILRKLDFFKSPKTKNKPYVPKPYDTPTKLGIKWQMDVKYVPTHCYTGKLPDKFYQYTVIDEASRERFIFPFKEQSSYSTVQFLKMAIKHFGYKPKILQTDNGFEFTHFKETKQVHPLDLLCQELGIEHKLIRPRTPRHNGKVERSHRNDNRRLYQHLTFYSYDDLIKQMKTYLYRSNRLPMQTLGWKSPIDIRKALLEASS, encoded by the coding sequence ATGACTAGTATATCACAAAATCTTCGCTATTTACCACATACTCTAGAAACACGTTACCACGCTGTTAAAACCTACCAAAACGGAGCATCTGTCGCCTTCATCTGTCGACGTTACAAAGTTTCAAAAGCCTCTCTCATGCGCTGGAATAAGCGTTTTGATGGCACAAAAGAATCTCTAAAAGACCGTTCTCATCGCCCTCTAACACCACATCCAAAGGCTCATACCCAGCAAGAGCTGACCTGGATTAAAAACTGCATCAAAAGAAATCCAAACGCAACCCTCATCGAAATCTTCTACAAGCTCAAAACCAATAAGGGATATGATAGGCACCCTTGCTCACTCTTTCGAATCTTGAGAAAGCTGGACTTCTTCAAATCCCCTAAAACAAAGAACAAACCTTATGTCCCAAAACCATATGACACGCCGACTAAACTCGGTATCAAGTGGCAGATGGATGTCAAATACGTCCCAACTCACTGCTACACAGGAAAACTACCTGACAAGTTCTACCAGTACACCGTTATTGATGAGGCCAGTCGAGAACGCTTTATATTCCCTTTCAAAGAGCAGTCGTCCTACTCAACGGTTCAATTTCTCAAAATGGCTATCAAACACTTTGGATACAAACCCAAAATCCTCCAAACGGATAATGGCTTTGAGTTCACTCATTTCAAAGAGACCAAACAAGTTCACCCACTAGACTTGCTGTGTCAGGAACTTGGCATTGAGCACAAGCTGATTCGTCCTCGAACACCAAGACATAATGGCAAGGTTGAACGCAGTCATCGAAATGACAATCGACGTCTCTACCAGCACCTGACCTTTTACTCCTATGACGACCTCATCAAGCAGATGAAAACCTATCTTTATCGTTCTAATCGACTCCCTATGCAAACTTTAGGATGGAAATCTCCTATCGATATCAGAAAAGCTTTACTAGAAGCTAGCTCCTAG
- a CDS encoding IS30 family transposase — MKNKHLTLSDRNDIQIGIEQLKTFSAIAAKLGKDPSTISKEVRRNRVVKENSVTSNCEACPLLKKAPYVCNACPKKRSNCGYQKQFYYAKRAQLDYEAKLSDSRTGVALNKEEFYRMDEIVSSAIKKGQHLNHIIASNELSASRASIYRYLEKGYLSTKPIDFPRVVKFRKRRTRNLQPIPKTAREGRSYEDFQGFLTKNDISYWLEMDTVTGRIGGKVLLTFNLSYCNFIFAQLLDNKTANEVAKHLYAIKNDLHQKEMSFCELFPVILTDNGGEFARVDDIEMDVRGESKLFFCDPNRSDQKGRIEKNHTLIRDILPKGTSFDNLTQDDINLVCSHVNSVKRASFNGKSAYELFTFTYGEEVATLLGISKIDPENVIQSPRLLDK, encoded by the coding sequence ATGAAAAACAAACACTTAACTCTCTCTGATCGCAATGATATTCAAATAGGAATTGAACAGCTAAAGACCTTTTCGGCTATAGCAGCTAAGTTAGGAAAAGACCCGTCCACAATCTCAAAAGAAGTTCGGAGGAATCGAGTGGTTAAAGAAAATTCTGTGACATCTAATTGCGAGGCCTGCCCTCTACTCAAAAAGGCTCCCTACGTTTGTAATGCCTGTCCGAAAAAGAGAAGCAATTGTGGATACCAGAAACAGTTCTACTACGCAAAAAGAGCTCAGCTGGATTATGAAGCTAAGCTCTCAGATTCGAGAACAGGTGTTGCCCTAAACAAGGAAGAATTCTATCGCATGGACGAGATTGTCTCTTCTGCCATCAAAAAAGGACAACACCTCAACCACATCATCGCCTCAAATGAACTTTCGGCATCCAGAGCTTCTATCTACAGATACCTTGAAAAGGGCTATCTGTCCACAAAGCCTATTGATTTCCCCCGTGTCGTGAAATTCAGAAAGCGGAGAACCAGAAATCTCCAACCCATTCCTAAAACTGCTAGAGAAGGACGGTCTTACGAGGACTTCCAAGGCTTTCTTACTAAGAATGATATCAGCTACTGGCTGGAAATGGACACCGTTACTGGAAGGATTGGAGGAAAGGTACTTCTCACTTTTAACCTCTCCTACTGCAACTTTATTTTCGCTCAGTTACTGGATAATAAAACAGCTAATGAGGTCGCTAAACACCTCTACGCTATCAAGAATGACCTACACCAGAAAGAGATGAGCTTCTGCGAACTATTCCCTGTCATTCTGACCGATAATGGCGGTGAATTCGCTAGAGTAGACGATATCGAAATGGATGTTCGTGGAGAATCTAAACTCTTCTTCTGTGACCCAAATCGTTCTGACCAGAAGGGGAGAATTGAGAAAAATCACACGCTTATCAGAGATATTCTCCCTAAAGGAACTAGCTTCGATAACTTGACACAGGATGACATCAACCTAGTTTGTTCACATGTCAACAGCGTCAAACGAGCTTCTTTCAACGGAAAATCAGCCTATGAACTCTTTACCTTTACCTACGGTGAGGAAGTGGCAACACTTCTCGGTATCTCTAAAATTGACCCTGAAAACGTCATCCAATCACCTCGATTATTAGATAAATAA
- a CDS encoding IS110 family transposase has translation MRVVLGIDVSKVSSEVAILVNGEKVHGYTVANDAIGFSRLLGDLKTVQKPEIIFEATGVYSRRLQAFLDEHSYAYTRLNPLEAKKQLDSLRVRKTDQIDAEKLAQSQFVLNRKPTYVQEEVYQDLRDLSRFYQNLTEDIVRAKNRLHKVLQVTFPELETILSTPTGEQYWNLVTAFPCKDLVLELSKDELSKSIRLSTSKRISDKRVAYLAEKLTALANQSYCAVKKSSPIMEEVRYYAKELLRLSEQRQAVLDKMVTLAKPLPEYDILLSIPGIAETTATSIIGELGDIRRFQSANQINAFIGIDLRHYESGNFIAKEHITKRGNPYARKILFKCIHNIASASHTNPCHIADFYEKRKRQSQTTSTKPHTIASIHRLIRTMYYLITHNKLYDYTLTQNQ, from the coding sequence ATGCGAGTAGTATTGGGAATTGACGTGAGTAAGGTAAGTTCAGAAGTAGCCATTCTAGTCAACGGCGAGAAGGTTCATGGCTATACCGTGGCCAATGATGCCATTGGCTTTTCTCGGCTACTTGGCGATTTGAAAACCGTCCAAAAGCCAGAAATCATCTTTGAAGCAACAGGCGTCTATTCTCGTCGTCTTCAAGCTTTTCTGGATGAACATAGCTACGCTTATACGCGACTCAATCCCTTAGAAGCCAAGAAGCAACTGGATAGCTTGCGTGTGCGAAAAACAGATCAAATTGACGCTGAAAAACTGGCTCAATCTCAATTTGTGCTGAATCGTAAACCGACATATGTCCAAGAAGAAGTCTATCAAGATCTGCGAGATCTCAGTCGATTCTATCAGAACTTAACCGAGGACATCGTTCGGGCTAAAAACCGTCTGCACAAGGTCTTACAGGTCACTTTCCCTGAATTGGAAACTATCTTGTCAACACCAACTGGGGAACAATACTGGAACTTAGTTACTGCGTTTCCTTGCAAGGACTTGGTGCTTGAGTTAAGCAAGGATGAACTCTCAAAGAGCATCCGTCTGTCCACTTCAAAACGGATTTCTGACAAGCGTGTGGCTTACTTAGCAGAGAAGCTGACAGCACTAGCCAATCAATCTTATTGTGCCGTCAAGAAATCCTCTCCAATCATGGAAGAGGTGCGTTACTATGCAAAAGAATTGCTTAGACTTTCTGAACAGAGACAAGCAGTCTTAGACAAAATGGTTACTCTAGCTAAGCCTTTACCAGAGTATGACATTCTGCTTTCTATTCCTGGTATCGCTGAGACTACTGCAACAAGTATTATTGGTGAGCTGGGAGATATTCGCCGTTTTCAGTCTGCCAATCAAATCAATGCCTTTATCGGTATTGACCTAAGACACTATGAATCTGGAAACTTCATCGCTAAGGAACACATTACTAAGCGTGGCAATCCCTACGCTAGAAAGATTCTGTTCAAGTGCATTCACAATATCGCCTCAGCTAGTCACACTAATCCTTGCCATATCGCAGACTTTTATGAGAAACGAAAAAGACAATCGCAAACGACTTCAACCAAGCCACACACGATTGCCTCCATACACCGTCTCATTCGGACAATGTATTACCTCATTACGCATAACAAACTTTATGATTACACTTTAACCCAAAATCAGTAA
- a CDS encoding response regulator transcription factor, producing MISIFVLEDEILQQSRIEKIISDIISKRSWKCKGPEIFGKPAQLIDAIAERGSHQLFFLDIEIKGEEKKGLDIAKQIRNKDPHATIVFVTTHSEFMPITFKYKVAALDFIDKALGNERFVERIESAIEYTLEKIGMSVAQDAFKFETSLSQVQVPFNKILYFETSPTVHKVILHTTDERLEFYAGISEIEKSDERLYRCHKSFVVNPDNIEKIDKEQKIVYFNGGENCLVSRVKMKGLKERLQ from the coding sequence ATGATTAGTATTTTTGTTTTAGAAGATGAAATTTTACAACAATCACGTATTGAAAAAATTATATCAGATATAATATCGAAACGTTCTTGGAAATGCAAAGGTCCCGAAATTTTTGGGAAACCTGCTCAACTGATAGATGCAATTGCTGAGCGTGGTTCTCACCAGCTTTTTTTTCTTGATATTGAAATAAAAGGGGAGGAAAAAAAAGGTTTAGATATTGCCAAACAAATTCGAAATAAGGATCCTCATGCAACGATTGTATTTGTTACAACGCATTCAGAATTTATGCCTATCACTTTTAAATATAAAGTAGCTGCTTTGGATTTCATTGATAAAGCTTTAGGAAATGAACGTTTTGTTGAACGGATCGAATCTGCTATTGAATATACACTGGAAAAAATTGGAATGTCGGTTGCTCAAGATGCTTTCAAGTTTGAAACATCGTTGTCACAAGTTCAGGTTCCTTTTAATAAAATACTTTATTTTGAGACTTCTCCGACAGTTCATAAAGTTATTTTACATACTACAGATGAGCGTTTAGAGTTTTATGCAGGTATCTCGGAAATTGAAAAGTCAGATGAACGACTCTATCGCTGTCATAAATCTTTCGTTGTCAATCCAGATAATATTGAAAAAATAGATAAAGAACAGAAGATTGTTTATTTTAATGGTGGGGAGAACTGTTTGGTGTCTCGTGTAAAAATGAAAGGTTTGAAAGAACGACTTCAGTAA